From the Alteromonas sp. CI.11.F.A3 genome, the window TGAACTTGTAGATGCACTTGTAGATGCACTTATAATTAATTCTTAAGGCGGTTGTTCTAAGTAAGGCAGTTGGCTGTTAACATCAGCTTCTTATTTAGCAAGTAGCCTCTAGATACTAGCTTTCAGGTACTAGCTTTTAAATCAGTCCCTTTTAAGCTTCACGCCTATGCAACCATTTGTGCCCGTGCAGTATTATGCTTATGCCGCAATAATGCGCTAAACCAATAACGGCATTTATAATACCGACACTTACAATACTGACAATTAAAATACCTTATGCGTCAATTACAGAGCTTTATTAATGACCCAAGAACAGTTTCATTTTGAATTTAACGGCACAGCCATTCCCACCGACAAAGCAGGCTATCTGCTTGATCACACCTTGTGGAATGAAGATATGGTGCCAACACTCGCTGCAAACGAAAATATTACGCTTAGTGAGCCTCATTGGGAAGTTATTCGCTTTGTACGTAACTTTTACGAAGAGTTTGAAACTAGCCCTGCTATTCGCGCACTAGTGAAAGCAATGGCAGCTAAATATGGGCCAGAAAAAGGTAATAGTCGTTATTTGCAACGGTTGTTCCCTAAAGGGCCAGCCAAGCAAGCTACTAAACTTGCTGGGTTGCCAAAGCCGGCTAAATGCTTGTAATACCTATTTCAGTTGGTGCATGCGCTTAGGCACTAATTAAGACCTAATGAGGAGCAGTACATGGATCTTATCTTTTTCGATTTAGACGGGACGCTGTTAAACAGCGAATCGCAAATATCAAATTACACCCGCGAAACGTTAGCCCTGCTCCAACAAAACGGCATAGCATATACAGTGGCAACGGGCAGAACCATGCTGTCAGCCAACAGCATTATTGCAGAAGATAACTTTCTTCTACCCCATATTTATAATAACGGTGTGGCTATATGGGATCCCACAGCCAATGCATTAACCCTTGAAAATCTCGTTAATGGTAATGAACTCGAATTCATCATCAATCTTGCCCATCAAAATGATATTACGCCTTTTGTGAATGTGATTGATGGCACGTCTCATGTTGTTTATCACCCCGCACCGAAACACCCAATAGAACAAAATTTATTAGACAAATATTTTAAGAAAACTAACGCACTACTTCGCCCGTTAAGCCAGCTTTCCCTTTCAGCTAAAATAACCAACATCAGTATGATTGGCGACAATACAAGGGTTAGAAATATGTGGAAAACCATTAACGACGTTGAAAACCTTATTGCGTATTCAGGGCCGGCAATTGAAGGGC encodes:
- a CDS encoding TusE/DsrC/DsvC family sulfur relay protein, with translation MTQEQFHFEFNGTAIPTDKAGYLLDHTLWNEDMVPTLAANENITLSEPHWEVIRFVRNFYEEFETSPAIRALVKAMAAKYGPEKGNSRYLQRLFPKGPAKQATKLAGLPKPAKCL
- a CDS encoding HAD family hydrolase translates to MDLIFFDLDGTLLNSESQISNYTRETLALLQQNGIAYTVATGRTMLSANSIIAEDNFLLPHIYNNGVAIWDPTANALTLENLVNGNELEFIINLAHQNDITPFVNVIDGTSHVVYHPAPKHPIEQNLLDKYFKKTNALLRPLSQLSLSAKITNISMIGDNTRVRNMWKTINDVENLIAYSGPAIEGQSFSWMDIHHRAASKGSAVMNLKEKLGATNVICFGDSDNDLSMFELANECYAPENAKPVIKNAASEVIGHHNEDGVARFLRQRFSL